The following coding sequences lie in one Monomorium pharaonis isolate MP-MQ-018 chromosome 1, ASM1337386v2, whole genome shotgun sequence genomic window:
- the LOC105830012 gene encoding reticulocyte-binding protein PFD0110w, whose amino-acid sequence MKEQWSAITSENNKELSLLEEGLYLEKHKYINSVKHKPNCCTRCMPYLRVIFLLEITLFFGWGCYMIFQTYRSQVTENETMSIALDSSMIESLSEIQKSPPSTEMPAIFVKPKVIIDKINNLLEDIKFTKEQDLMQNEAFVPNVAGMIQTNTQKSTSTQNNNFGINADFGRLLAILSSGNLEHGKVMENSLSENFIPDEYVDENVSTDNNENSVRYEKFENMNNFIENSDLATKSRENHALNMPNSLKFNVAIISDPDNFVDRVINVDLTNTLQNFKQKFSDLIKNVAQNNDENSFLLEKTDKRANARLEDFVVCPPYESDESPDVLIKDLAKRLSAFQPELAQVNSEQIENRSNDDIDNDKQDVSTNNMAMSESVSKNQDYFDESMVTLQNTEEQYLLERIAKIKEDEEYESTENIKNPFFIKSSDSFLQPRMQDSAESVTSNAEFQWFNIPPRFADLKEWKDMSSLKPQDVSSEIHGLSWGTYEKMDIDDVIPESQCEITIEMGVVKIKCPAIEFDKKRNFTSSEIFPIDMSKYSNLKDLLDNYLLALRCDKDASEQLDVNNAFNKNSDKEITTSRDSVPKIINAIELQESTTSSKMSNDALLDSDASFINPFNNEEINHDYAFYDSLFYDSNEKEETQSTTLFSSTSELDSSTIDSNKESNLFFDNSNIQQQEKSKNNKEKDYAVSDNIETSLKDFDLEKKPISQLKNEISNILQYLKNINDNNYQHVDCNILRNIRNVISQRPWLDQWVIYRFLEHIRNPLSSMDDHH is encoded by the exons ATGAAGGAACAGTGGAGCGCTATTACCAGTGAGA ATAATAAAGAACTCTCACTTCTGGAAGAAGGATTATATCTGGAGaaacataaatacataaacagCGTCAAGCATAAACCCAACTGTTGCACTCGTTGCATGCCATATCTTAgagtgatatttttattagaaataacgTTATTCTTTGGATGGGGTTGTTACATGATCTTCCAAACTTATCGTTCTCAAGTAACGGAAAATGAAACTATGAGCATCGCTCTTGATTCATCAATGATTGAATCATTGTCCGAAATACAGAAGTCACCTCCAAGTACAGAAATGCCTGCGATATTTGTGAAGCCTAAGGTCATTAtagataagataaataatcttttagaagatataaaatttacgaaagAACAAGATTTAATGCAAAACGAGGCATTTGTACCAAATGTAGCCGGTATGATACAAACAAATACGCAAAAATCTACTAGCAcgcaaaataataactttggAATAAATGCAGATTTTGGTAGGCTTTTGGCGATACTATCATCGGGAAATTTAGAGCATGGAAAAGTTATGGAGAATTCGCtgtcagaaaattttattccagaTGAATATGTTGATGAAAACGTTAGTACTGATAACAATGAAAATTCTGTCCGTTAcgaaaagtttgaaaatatgaataattttattgaaaacagTGATTTGGCAACAAAAAGTCGAGAAAATCACGCGTTAAATATGCCCaacagtttaaaatttaatgtcgcAATAATTTCAGATCCTGACAATTTCGTAGATCGTGTAATTAATGTAGATCTGACAAATAccttgcaaaattttaaacagaaattttctgatttaatcAAGAACGTGGCACAAAACAATGATGAGAACAgttttttacttgaaaagaCCGATAAACGAGCAAATGCACGTTTAGAAGATTTTGTCGTATGTCCACCTTATGAGTCTGATGAATCTCCTGATGTGTTAATAAAAGACTTGGCTAAAAGACTTTCCGCTTTTCAGCCTGAATTAGCGCAAGTAAATTCAgaacaaatagaaaatagaTCAAACGACGATATTGATAATGATAAACAAGATGTAAGTACCAACAATATGGCGATGTCAGAATCCGTGTCCAAAAATCAAGATTATTTTGATGAATCAATGGTTACCCTGCAAAATACGGAAGAACAATATTTGTTAGAGAggattgcaaaaataaaagaagatgAGGAATATGAATCAAcggaaaatattaagaatcccttttttattaaatcatcaGACTCGTTTTTGCAACCAAGAATGCAAGACAGTGCAGAATCTGTGACGTCAAATGCTGAATTTCAATGGTTTAATATACCTCCTCGCTTTGCAGATTTGAAAGAATGGAAAGATATGTCAAGTTTAAAACCACAAGATGTATCAAGTGAGATACACGGTTTATCTTGGGGCACGTATGAGAAGATGGATATTGACGACGTTATTCCAGAAAGTCAATGCGAGATAACAATTGAAATGGGTGTTGTCAAGATAAAATGTCCCGCTATTGAGTTTGATAAAAAACGGAATTTTACTTCTTCCGAAATATTTCCAATTGatatgtcaaaatatagtaatttaaaagatcttcttgataattatttattagctCTCAGGTGTGACAAAGATGCAAGTGAGCAATTGGACGTTAACAatgcgtttaataaaaattctgataaaGAAATTACAACGTCACGAGACAGCGTacctaaaataattaatgcgattgAACTACAAGAAAGCACTACAAGTTCGAAAATGTCGAATGACGCGTTACTGGATTCAGATGCATCATTTATAAATCCTTTCAATAACGAGGAAATCAATCATGATTATGCATTTTAcgattctttattttatgattcaaacgaaaaagaagaaacacaATCcacaacattattttcttctactTCTGAACTCGATTCCAGTACTATCGATTCAAATaaagaatcaaatttattttttgataattccAATATCCAACAAcaagaaaaatcaaaaaacAACAAAGAGAAAGATTATGCAGTTTCTGACAATATTGAAACttctttaaaagattttgatttggaaaaaaaacctatttctcaacttaaaaatgaaatatcaaACATCTtgcaatatctaaaaaatattaatgataataattaccAGCATGTCGATTGCAATATATTACGTAACATACGTAATGTTATATCCCAACGTCCATGGCTTGACCAATGGGTTATTTATCGATTCTTGGAACATATACGAAATCCACTATCCAGTATGGATGATCATCACTAA
- the LOC105830013 gene encoding LOW QUALITY PROTEIN: prion-like-(Q/N-rich) domain-bearing protein 25 (The sequence of the model RefSeq protein was modified relative to this genomic sequence to represent the inferred CDS: deleted 1 base in 1 codon), whose product MQRIQQVVYILLYLQFFVCNVFTFNINTLSKEKTDDTNDIVWINEWKCSSDKDCTVKNSTCSNQLCQCASEYIFNADMTACIKVATRLYDTCEETVQCSAYLLSGAKCVENVCVCGPGYYYLHGRCNRYVGLFEECKENIDCYVNADFEASTCDVGICKCSSGFYQREYRTCRREGKAVGDECTVDIDCTFDNATCNQFVCAKFKSDEAVDFSSDIILTKGVLDKSARVGSTCVTDEDCKAVKNAVCSSTGTCRCNRGYFASETETECIPELGEPCQSNDVSYIEKSICREGRWSCTKGTVASNDNRECLNATREYRGNCYLNEQCYIFGPDAVCNNSKCICNEDASHYVKSELFCWGNTGIGETCKQDRDCYVKDFKGNLTCNGICGCPDGTRLSNDEMACIGPTELGGACENNNDCAIPHSVCKKKVCICDKNYYELHKQCLPGIDAYCTDNQDCTPENSMCISSKCNCKPNYVSVSINSCIPVSLFGESCELDIQCSAVTTGSICAITDNKNDTTDIIESSTVPVENKTCICKKEDYYKFGKCLKKRYLDETCMNLGECYETYDHNRIVCKNGKCSCIWGYIKSNGSICEKHPQYSTFFLPDGATNVASTGLFLITSLLYSLVSYFRFVKKDFFEILCHKKRYKYFVK is encoded by the exons ATGCAACGAATTCAGCAAGTTgtctacattttattatatttacaatttttcgtCTGTAACG tgtttacatttaacattaatacattATCGAAAGAAAAAACCGACGATACAAACGATATAGTGTGGATTAATGAATGGAAATGCAGTTCTGATAAAGACTGTACGGTAAAAAATAGTACCTGCAGTAATCAGTTGTGCCAGTGTGCttctgaatatatttttaatgccgATATGACAGCCTGCATTAAag TTGCAACAAGATTATATGATACGTGCGAGGAAACAGTGCAGTGTTCGGCTTATCTTCTCAGCGGTGCTAAATGCGTGGAAAATGTTTGTGTATGTGGTCCCGGTTATTACTATCTACACGGTAGATGTAACCGATATGTCg GTTTATTCGAGGAATGCAAAGAAAATATCGATTGTTATGTGAACGCCGATTTCGAAGCAAGCACTTGCGACGTAGGAATTTGTAAATGTAGTTCTGGCTTTTATCAGCGCGAATATCGCACTTGTCGGAGAGAGGGAAAAG CTGTCGGCGACGAGTGCACAGTTGATATCGACTGTACTTTCGACAATGCAACATGTAATCAGTTCGTATGCGCAAAATTCAAATCCGATGAAGCTGTTGATTTTTCGtctgatattatattaacCAAAGGAGTTTTGgataaaa GTGCTCGAGTGGGCAGTACTTGTGTAACCGATGAGGACTGCAAAGCAGTGAAAAATGCTGTATGTAGTTCTACTGGAACATGCCGTTGCAATCGTGGATATTTCGCATCCGAGACAGAAACCGAATGTATCCCAG AACTCGGAGAACCCTGTCAAAGTAACGATGTCAGCTACATCGAGAAATCTATTTGTCGCGAAGGGAGATGGAGTTGTACGAAAGGCACAGTTGCATCGAATGATAATCGCGAATGTCTTAATG CGACTAGAGAGTACAGGGGAAATTGCTACTTGAACGAACAGTGTTATATCTTTGGTCCTGATGCTGTGTGCAATAACAGTAAATGTATATGCAATGAGGATGCTTCCCATTATGTAAAGAGTGAACTCTTCTGCTGGGGAAACACAGGGATCGGCGAGACTTGTAAACAAGACCGAGATTGTTACGTGAAAGATTTCAAAGGCAATTTAACATGCAATGGTATATGCGGCTGTCCTGATGGTACACGTTTAAGCAACGACGAAATGGCCTGTATAGGACCAACAG AACTTGGAGGAGCTTGCGAAAATAACAATGATTGCGCGATACCACATTCCGTTTGTAAGAAAAAAGTGTGCATCTGTGACAAGAACTATTACGAATTACACAAGCAATGTTTGCCAg gtATCGATGCTTATTGCACGGATAACCAGGATTGCACACCAGAAAATTCTATGTGTATCTCAagtaaatgtaattgtaaacCGAATTATGTGTCTGTCTCTATTAATTCGTGCATACCGG TATCATTGTTTGGCGAGTCTTGTGAATTGGACATTCAATGTTCCGCCGTTACAACAGGCTCGATTTGTGCAATAACTGATAACAAAAATGATACCACAGACATAATAGAATCGTCAACGGTTCCAGTAGAAAATAAAACGTGTATCTGTAAGAAAGAAGATTATTACAAATTCGGAAAGTGTTTAAAGAAGAGAT ATCTCGATGAAACTTGCATGAATTTGGGCGAATGTTACGAAACCTACGATCACAATAGAATCGTTTGCAAAAACGGAAAGTGTTCATGCATTTGGggatatataaaatcaaatggTAGTATCTGTGAAAAACATCCacaatattcaacattttttttaccag ATGGTGCAACTAACGTCGCGTCCACGGGActttttttaatcaca tctcttttatattctCTAGTAAGttattttagatttgtaaaaaaagatttttttgaaattttgtgtcataaaaaaagatacaaatattttgtaaaataa